GGCCACCGGTAATATTCCAATCAATATCCTCAGCCCCCTTGATTCCTACAGAGCTGGAAAGATTCCAGTCGGCCCCTACATTTCCCTGGAGACTGATATAGCCCTTGTGTATATTGGTTGCACTTTCTCGTACCCTGGCATACCCGCTTTCCAGTTTCAGCGAACCAAAAGTGGTATATATCCGGCCTCCCAGAGAAATATCAGATACGTTTTCCCCAGTTGAGGGCATTGTTACCACTTCTACAAACGAAAAGGAGTCGAGGGGGATGTTTGCAGAAACAAGCCATTTGGTATCACTTCTGAGTTCCGATTGCGTTAAGTCAACGGTTGTGCTGCTGCTCCCAAAAAGGATATCTGCGGCATTGAAGAGCGCCCCGTCCCCCCAGGACAGTCTGGTTTTTCCCATGGTTAAACGGAAGGAAGGGAACTTTGCTTTGAGATAGGCCTTCTTGATGTATGCATCGGCAACCTTTGTGGTTGGTGGGTACGTAAGGGCAATCTCACCCCGTACATTCCCTGCATTCTTGGATTTGAACGAAAGGGTGCCGGAAGAAACCAGAGCCTGGGTCCATGCTTCCGTTTGGGCATTATAGGAGACTGCAGGAAGGATATCGAGGCTGATAACCGGGTTTTCTGCAGAATGGAGGTTGGTAAGTACCATTGCAAAAAGAGAGAGTGTGATGATCAGTATCCGGTCAGTTCTCTTTACCATGTGAGATTCTCCAAAGAGAAAAGGTTTTTGTCCAAGGGAATGTCTACTTCAAGGGTATCAATTTTCATGATAGTCTCTGAGTCTTTCTTCATCTTGTCCGATATCCTCGATTCCGAGGCAAATACTTTTTCCCCCACCTGCATTGTATTGAGGGTCTCCATTTCCTTGAGCAACCTGCCATCTTTGGTGGAATACTCACCTTTCCAAACAAGGAAGGTCTCAGTGTCTACCCAGATTTTTTCGATCGGATATGCTACCGTACGCGTTTTTGCAGTAAGGGTAATCACGTAACAAGGTCTTCCTTTGAAAGTTTCTGTGCCATCGAGTGAAGCAGAGTATTGTTTCAGGGTATTTTTTTCTTCAGTCATATCCTCATAGGAGAGGTCTGAACCAAGCAAGGATTGCCTTAATGCTGAGCCTTGCATCCTGATCAATTGTTCTGCATCGGGATAGAACAGATAGAGACTGCCGCTGGTCCTCAAGATTTTCTGGCCTTGTTCCGCAACGCTGGTAAATTCTATCAGGGAATTGTCTTTTCCCTGGGACCAAGCCTTGAACGTGCTGGTTTTCAGCCCGAACCGGTCTTTGGTTTGAATGGATCCGACTGCATAGCTTGTAGAGAAAAGTTCGTTTGTATCCATATTCTGGATGATTTCATCTGCTGTCAGGGCAAAAAGTGAAACAGGCAGACAAAAAAACAGGATGACACCAATCAGTATAAGGGTTTTTGCTTGTTTGTATATCCTAGACATATCTGAGAGCCTCCACGGGTTGAATTTTCGAAGCACGGCGAGAAGGAATGAATGTTGCAGCCGAAGAGATGGCAACCGAATAGACATAAATCAGCAGGGCTTTTGGAATGCTGAGCGAAGGATAGAGAATCGAAGAGATTTCCATATCGATACCACTCATTGCATCAGTAAAATTCAGCCCAGTGATCCCTAGGTACTGTGTAATGGCCATTCCGAGGATAACCCCGACTCCCGCCCCGATGATGCTGATAAACAAGCCTTCCAGGAAAAAGAGTCTGGTAAGTTCTCTCCCTCTCATACCCAACGCAGAAAGGGTACCGATTTCGCGCATCCTCTCGAATATGACCATCATAGTCGTATTGATGATTACCGTGCTTCCCAAAAACAGGAAAAAGGCGCCAATGAAATAGTAAACTATGCTGGCTAATTCTATCATTCCATACAAAGTGTTCAAGTCTTTCCAGGCTTTGACCTCCAGCTCTTGACCTGTAGCAGATGCAATCTCATCCTTGATCTGGATAGCCGTTTCCTTTTCGTTGGTACCTTCAGAAACCCTGAGGATGATTTCCTGGGAAGTTCCGTCCATCCTAAGGAAATGCTGGACACGGTCGAGAGGAGCCCAGAGACTGCTTGCGTTCAAGGGTGCGACAGGAAATGACACAATTCCGACCAGTTGCAAGGTAATGGCATTGCTGCCTCTTACTGCCGTTGTCGAGAGCAGGGTGATCTTGTCCCCGAGTGAGAGCTTCAGCTCCTTTGCCAAGGCTGAGCCCATCAGCATCTCATTTTTACCGGGTTGTGGAAGCTTTCCTTCCTTTATAATGGAGGGAAAGTCTATAAATTCGGCTTCTTTGGAGAAGTCCACGCCAACTCCCATGACTGCATGGTTGTTTTCCCCTAGATACATGCTTGCAGGGAAATTAATCCGTGGGGCATAGGTTACTATTGAGGGGTTCCTCTTAAGAATAGGGGTAACGGTGGCAAGATCAACACTCAGATGCAGGGGATTGTATCGCTCAAATTTTTCAAAATCTGCATTGCGTATCCTGATTTCTCCCGTGTAGTAGGTCTTAAGGTTGTTTGCCATATCTTTTTCCATTCCCCCGATCAAGGCGAAGAGCAGTACGATGCTCATAGCCGAGACTGCTATGGCAGAGCCTGAGAGAATGGAGCGCCGAATATTCCTTGCTATATTCCTGTAGGCAATTCTTGTGAGTTTCATGGCCATTGGGGAACCTCCTATTGGTGTCTCAGGCATGAGGGAATATCCATTTTCAGGGCTCTTCTGGTGGGTAGCAGGGCTACCAGCATGGAGAGTATGATTCCCGAGAGAAATGCAACGATGATGGATTTGAAACTCCAGGTACCCCGAAGAATATTCTGGATCCTATAGCCGATATCGATATCCCTGAGCAACATACCGTAGTTTATTCCCACATTGACCAGATAGATATTGAACAAGATACCCAGTACTACCCCTATGATCGAACCTATGAGCCCGATGCCTCCCGCCTCGATGATAAACGACCAGCGTATTTGCCTGTCAGGCATGCCAAGGGCACGCATCATCCCCAATTCACGGGTTCTCTCATACATAGCCATGAGCATTGTATTGGATATGCCCACAGCTGCGATAATGAATACCAAAAACAGGATAGTGGAAGAACCACCGCGTTTAGCCTCTGCTATTGCAAGGTAGTCTTTGGCAAGGTCTTCCCAGCTGTAGACTTGCAAATCGTCGGAAATGGAAGCCAGGGTTTTCCCTATAGCCAGAACCTCTTTGTCCGTATTTTTGTCATCGGGAATGAACACATCGATTTCTGTGGCAGAGCCATCCATTGCCAGGTGCTCGGAGGCGGTGTCAAGATCCATCATGAGCAGTGTCCTGTTCACATTTGGGTTCGGGCAGTTGAGAATCCCAACAACCTGCATATCCATTGCCTCGTAGAAGCCTCCGTTTCCCCTGGTTACGAGCGTAACCCAATAGCCCACCTTGGCTCCGATGTCCTCTGCAAGCCAAGAACCCAAGAGAATTCCGTTTTCTTCGCCTTTTTCAAGGAACCTACCATCTTCAAGGGTGTCAGAATAGTGAAAGACTGCATTGTCTCTTTCCGGATCGATAGCCGTAACAAGGACCGGAAGATTCCCATCTTCGCCGAAATCATCACTATAGAGTATCATATCGGCAGAAAACATGGTTCTAGGTGTTCCTGTCCATCCATTGTCTTGCAGAAGGGAGAGTACTTTCTCAGTGTCCTGAATGGATCTGTCCAGAGGCAACTGCAGGCGTTCGTCCCAGTAGTCTTTCTGGTAAATCCTGGCTGAGGAGGTTTCATACCACTTGAGATTCCGTATCGACTCCTGCTCTGCTCCCATCAACACGGAGTCAACGATGATATACATCATCAGTCCCAAGGCGATGGCGCTGGCTGTGATGATGGTTCTCCGTTTGTACCTTGTCAGATTTTTCATTGCAAGTGAGAACAGGAATTTCATGCATGTTTCCTTTCATCGCTGATGATCTTTCCGTCGTGAAGCGAGACAAGGCGGTCTGCATAGTCCATAACCATCTTGTCATGGGTAGAGAAAATGAAGGTCGTATGGTACTTCTTATTCATTTCCTTCATGAGCTTGAGGATGTCTTCCCCTGTCTTCGAGTCAAGGTTTGCCGTGGGTTCATCTGCCAGGATAATCTGGGGATGTTTTACCAAAGCCCGAGCAATGGCAATCCTTTGCTGCTGGCCCCCTGAAAGCCGGCTAGGGCGTCTATCTTCCATGCCTTCCAGTCCGACTTCTTTGAGAATTGCATAGGTTCTTTCCCGTATTTCTGCTTCCGGGGTATTGAGAATGGACAGTACAAAGGCAACATTCTCATATGCGGAAAGGACAGGTATAAGGTTGTAGGTCTGGAAGATGAAGCCGAGATTGTTTCTCCTGAAGGCTGTTTTCTCGTCCTTTCCCATAGTAGTAACCTTTTGTCCGTTAATGATTATTTCCCCGTCGTCGATTGCGTCGATGCAACCGATCAGGTTGAGCAGCGTTGTTTTTCCGGAACCCGAGGGACCTGCAATCGAAAGGAATTCCCCATCCTCGACCTGTAGGGAGACCTGTTTCAATGCTTTTACAATAGTCTCTCCTGCTTTGTAATTTCTGGATACTTTTTCAACAGTAATCATGGGTTACTCCTTGGTTTTTTCAGCTTGTTTCGAGAGGGAGTCTTGTGTTTTCTGCAGTGCTGCAGTTCCGAGAACAGACCCGAGATCCATGTGGTCGAGAATCGAGGCAGGCATCAACATCATGGAATTGTTTTGCCTGATACCTTCATACACCATGTTCATTGCTCTCAGTTGCAAGGCTACAGGGTCATTTGCATATTCAGCAGAGGCTTCAGTGAATTTTTTGGCAATCTCTACCTCAGCCGCCCCCAGGATAATCCTTGACTGCTTTTCTCTCTCTGCCTGGGCTTGTTTGCTCATGGCATCTTCAAGTTCCTTGGGAATGATGATATCGGTGATTTCCACAGAAAGTATGGAAACCCCCCATGGGTTTATCTTTGCATCCAGGGCTGATTGGATTTCTTTGCCCAGTTCTTCCCTCTCGGAAAGCAAAGCAGATAATGGGTGTTTCCCGATAGAATCACGCAAAGCTGTCTGGGCTGAGAGAATTACCGCCTCGGTGTAGTCCTCTACCTCCAGAACTGCTTTCTTTGCATCCCAGATCATCCAAAAGGCAAGGGCATCGACATGAACAGGGACCGTATCCTTGGTAAGGGTTTTCTCGGCACTGAAGTCGGTAGCCCTGATACGCATATCGATGGACTCTGCGATCTTATCGGCAATCGGTACCAGGAAAAATAACCCCGACCCATGGACCTTACAGAATTTTCCCAAGCGAAGGACGATTACTTTGTCCCATTGGTACACCATCTGTAGGGAGGCCGAGAGAATCAGAGCCAGACTTGAGCAGAGTGCCAGAGGGTAGAGGGAAAGGCCAAGTACCCCGAACGTGTACAGCCAGAGGCAGACAATCATAAAAATGATAGTTGGCCACATTGGAAAGAGCGCAACTACCAAAGAGGCAGAGAGCAATCCGATTGCAAATTGGAGTATCGCTTGGATTGTAACATACGGGTTGACAAGAAATTGCAGCCAAACCCCCAAAGCGATAAAGACTGCGAGAGCCAGAAAGGATACAGCTCCAAATTTGAAATCTGTTTTTAGGGTAAACGCCTGCGAATTCTTGATACGGTCGATTTTTTTATGGTACAGGTTCATGGCATTCCTTCTTATATCTGTAAATCAGATCCAATTTCTTGGATATTTTTTAAAATTTCCTCAAGGGAAAACCCATAGGAAGCAGTTTTCGTGATATAGGCTTTCGTAAGCTGAGTAAGTATTTTTTCCCTTTCAATGGCATCCAGGCTGACTTCCCTTTCACTGATAAAAGTCCCTGAACCCTGTTGGGTTATCACGATATTCCTGATTTCCATCTCATTGTAGGCCCTTGCAACCGTATTGGGGTTGATGCTCAGATCGACGGCAAGGCTCCTTACGGTGGGGAGTTGTTCTCCTTTCTGCAACCTTCCATCGGCAATTGCCATCTCTACTTGAAAGATGATTTGCTTATAGAAAGGGACTCCGCTTTTAAAATCGAGACTGAATTCCAGTTTTTGTACAACTGCAGGTTTCACAGGCAATGTTCCTTTTGTACTATTGTATTATTGCATTAATACAAATGTCAAGATTTCTTTTTACTGATGATGCAGGCAAGAGGGTATATCCATGCGAAGAGCCCTTCTTACAGGTATCAAGGCAACAAGCATGGAAAGGACGATTCCCGAGAGAAAGGCAATACCCATCGATTTGATACTCCAGGCCCCGCGTAAAACACTTTGGATTCTGTAGCCGATATCTATATCCCGCATAACCCAGCTAAAATCTATTCCAGTATGTACCAGATAAAAGTTGCCTAGGATTCCAAGCAGTACACCGAGGACAGACCCGATCAAGCCGATACCTCCAGCCTCAAAGAGAAACAGGGCACGTATTTTCCGGTCACTCAGGCCGAGCGCGCGCATAGTCCCCAGTTCCCGTATCCTTTCTTGAATGGCCATCAGCATCGTATTTGAAACACCGACGGCAGCGATGATAAAAACCAAAAAAAGGATCAGGTTGGAGCTACCCTGGTCTGCAGCCAATGCTGCCAGGTAATCCTTTGCCATTTCTTTCCAGCTATAGAGTTCCAACTGTTCATATGCAGGGGCGAGTAAAGTACGTATTTTCTGCATTTCTTTATCTGTATTTGCGTTATCGCTCAACTTGACATCAATTTCTGTTGCCGAGCCTTCCATGTACAGATTCTGGGAAGCCGTGGAAAAGTCCATCATAAGCAGTGTACGGTTCACATTAGGGTTGGGGCAGTTGAGAATACCCACGATTTGCATGTCCATGGTTTCATAGAATCCGCCGTTTCCCCTTGTCACCAAGGTTACCCAATAACCGACCTTCGCCCCGATATCCTGGGCAAACCACGATCCTATCAAAATCCCGTTTTCCTCTCCCTTTTTTAGAAACCTTCCTTCGGCAAGTGTATCGGAAAAGTGGAAGACCCTATTGTCTCTTTCTGGGTCGATGGCCGTTACCTGAACAGGGAGGTTTCCATCTTCGCCAAAATCATCGCTGTAGAGTATCATCTCTGCAGAGAACATGATTCTTGCTGTACTTGTCCAACCCTTGCTTTCAAGGAGGGACAGTACTTGTCCCGGGTTTTTGATTGACTTGTCGAGGGGGAGTTGGAGCCGCTCAGCCCAATATCCTTGCTGATAAATTCTTGTCGAGGAAGTCTCATACCACTTCAGGTTGCGTACCGATTCCTCTTTTGTCCCGATGAACAAGGAGTCTACAAGTACATAGGACATTAAACCGAGCGCAATCGCCGCCGCAGTGATGAACGTGCGTCGTTTGTATCGCATTAGATTTTTCAAAGCAAGGATGAGGAGAAATTTCATCGGCTGTTTCCTTTTGACCATTGTACTATTGCATTAGTACAATGGTCAAGGAAATGTAGGTTGCTTATAACTTATCTGGCATGTTTGATAAATGTTCCCCGCTGTAATTCCTGTTGGGCAAGATCCAATTCCTCTTGGGTATTCATGACTATAGGGCCGCTCCAGGCAATAGGTTCGTGGAGGGGCTGTCCCCCGATGAGCAAAAACCGTACCCCTTGATCGCCCGATGTTGCCTGGATGGTATCGCCCTCACCGAAGAGAACGGCTCGATGGGAACCGATTTCCTCCCTGGGGCTTTCCCCAAACAGGGCAGAACCTTCTAGGATATAGCAGAATACTGTATTTGCGGGTGCAACGTTACACGACCAGAGCTTGTTTGCCTCAAGTCTTACATCCAGATAGGTTGTTTTTACATAATCACCCTGCAATGGTCCTGAAATTCCCTTATAGGTTCCAGAGAGTATTTTTACTTCGGCAATTTCATCCAAATGCACAGGAATTTGTTCCGAGCGGATATCACGGTAGGCCGGTTCTGTCATTTTGTCTTTTTGGGCAATATTTATCCAGAGTTGGGTCCCTAGCATTCTGGGGCAAGGTTTGGGCATCTCCTGATGAATAATGCCATTGCCTGCAGTCATCCATTGGCAACACCCGTCATTGATAGTCCCGGAGTTTTTCAGGCTGTCACCGTGCTCGATTTTCCCTGAAATGAGATAGGTTACCGTTTCAATGCCTCTGTGGGGATGCCAAGGAAATCCCTTTATATAATCGGCACTGTCGGTAGAATCAAAGGCATCCAACAGAAGGAAAGGGTCGAAGTCGGTAACGTCGTTATAGCCGAAGATCCTGACTAGTTTGACACCAGCCCCATCGTAACTTACTGAACCCCCTGTGATACGTTTTATTGGCCTTACCGTCATGGATACCTTCCTTTTTAATGGTTTTTTAAAAAATAAGAACCCGCTCCAGATGGCTGAAAGCGGGTTTTATCTTTAGTTACCTATATTACCAGTGATGGTGGAGTATACATTCTCGCCTTGAGTTCCTGGTCGAGCATGTACAATGACTTTGCATCCGAACCGTAGAGGTCAAACTTTAGGATGTTATCCTCGGAGTTTTTCTCCTCTTCTCCCTGTTCTTTTACAAACCAATCGAGGAATTGCAGGGTTCTGTAGTCTTTGACCTGCATTGCCGCATCATAGATTGTATTGATCGAGGCAGTGACAAACTGTTCGTGTTTCAACGATTCTACCAAGGGGTCTTTAAAATTTCCATATTTTTTGGTTGGGTCTGCAATGGCTCCCAATTCTACGGCATACCCGTTGTTCAGCAAATAGGTCTTGAACAAAAGTGCATGATCCATTTCTTCCTGCGCTTGAACTTTGAACCAGTTTTCATAACCTGATAATCCCTTGATTGCATAAAAGTTTGCAATGTCAAGATATAGATAGGAAGAAAATAACTCTTTGTTAATCTGTTCGTTAATTAGTTTCACTACGGCTTTGTCCAACATGGGATAGCCTCCTTGTATAGATTGTTATAGTTATCAATATACTACCGGATTCATATTCCGGCAAACAGTTGCGGATGAGGTTGCCAAAAAAGGGTGAGAGTTGCTGAAGTCAATCCCGTATGATAGAATCGGTGCCATCATGAAAATGGAACCAAAGAAATCAATATTACCGAACCAATACCTTATAATCGGTTTCTGTTCAATTATAACATTGGGTTCTTTCCTGCTCTTTCTTCCTATTTCCCAGCGATCGGGAATTCACATCCATTATCTGGATGCTCTGTTCACCTCTGCCAGTGCAGTATGTGTTACGGGGCTGGTAACCCTTGATGTCGCAGCTACTTTTAACTTGTTTGGTAGAACTGTAATAGCTCTGTTGATTCTCCTTGGAGGCCTGGGGTTTGCCTCGTTTGTCATGTCTTTCTCCATGTTGTTAGGATGGAATATCGGAATATCAAAGAGAAGTGTTGTCCGTGAGGCTTATAACCTAGGGTCGTTGAAGGGGACCCTTCAGGTCGTAAAGACTGTCACCTATGCCTCGCTTATCTTCGAGGTTGGGGGAACCCTTATCGAGTTTTTTATTTTCAGGAAAACCTATCCGCCCCTGCAGGCTCTGGGCCATGCAGCATTCAATGCCATTTCTGCATTTAATAATGCCGGATTCGACTTGATGGGAGGGTATAGGAGTTTGACTGGTTTCCGGGGGAATATCCTCATGAACCTTACGACAGCTCTGCTGATTATCATTGGCGGTACAGGTTTTTTTGTTCTTTCCGATATCGCAAGGA
The sequence above is a segment of the Sphaerochaeta pleomorpha str. Grapes genome. Coding sequences within it:
- a CDS encoding ABC transporter permease, translating into MKFLLILALKNLMRYKRRTFITAAAIALGLMSYVLVDSLFIGTKEESVRNLKWYETSSTRIYQQGYWAERLQLPLDKSIKNPGQVLSLLESKGWTSTARIMFSAEMILYSDDFGEDGNLPVQVTAIDPERDNRVFHFSDTLAEGRFLKKGEENGILIGSWFAQDIGAKVGYWVTLVTRGNGGFYETMDMQIVGILNCPNPNVNRTLLMMDFSTASQNLYMEGSATEIDVKLSDNANTDKEMQKIRTLLAPAYEQLELYSWKEMAKDYLAALAADQGSSNLILFLVFIIAAVGVSNTMLMAIQERIRELGTMRALGLSDRKIRALFLFEAGGIGLIGSVLGVLLGILGNFYLVHTGIDFSWVMRDIDIGYRIQSVLRGAWSIKSMGIAFLSGIVLSMLVALIPVRRALRMDIPSCLHHQ
- a CDS encoding TrkH family potassium uptake protein — translated: MLKSIPYDRIGAIMKMEPKKSILPNQYLIIGFCSIITLGSFLLFLPISQRSGIHIHYLDALFTSASAVCVTGLVTLDVAATFNLFGRTVIALLILLGGLGFASFVMSFSMLLGWNIGISKRSVVREAYNLGSLKGTLQVVKTVTYASLIFEVGGTLIEFFIFRKTYPPLQALGHAAFNAISAFNNAGFDLMGGYRSLTGFRGNILMNLTTALLIIIGGTGFFVLSDIARNRRWKKLSMHSRIVILMNLALIVTGTLGIIILEHTDLLSSFFQSVTARTAGFNTIDIGKMSEPGQFLMMVLMFIGASPGSTGGGIKTTTTFAMIISLGSMIFRREPAVFQRRISNESILKAFQVFLLALLVVILGVFLIAVSEAGRFSFLQISFEGVSAFATVGLSTGITPFLGSFSKVVLMIIMFIGRLGPFTIASSLRARESVLKYVEEQVFIG
- a CDS encoding ABC transporter ATP-binding protein gives rise to the protein MITVEKVSRNYKAGETIVKALKQVSLQVEDGEFLSIAGPSGSGKTTLLNLIGCIDAIDDGEIIINGQKVTTMGKDEKTAFRRNNLGFIFQTYNLIPVLSAYENVAFVLSILNTPEAEIRERTYAILKEVGLEGMEDRRPSRLSGGQQQRIAIARALVKHPQIILADEPTANLDSKTGEDILKLMKEMNKKYHTTFIFSTHDKMVMDYADRLVSLHDGKIISDERKHA
- a CDS encoding GntR family transcriptional regulator translates to MKPAVVQKLEFSLDFKSGVPFYKQIIFQVEMAIADGRLQKGEQLPTVRSLAVDLSINPNTVARAYNEMEIRNIVITQQGSGTFISEREVSLDAIEREKILTQLTKAYITKTASYGFSLEEILKNIQEIGSDLQI
- a CDS encoding pirin family protein, which gives rise to MTVRPIKRITGGSVSYDGAGVKLVRIFGYNDVTDFDPFLLLDAFDSTDSADYIKGFPWHPHRGIETVTYLISGKIEHGDSLKNSGTINDGCCQWMTAGNGIIHQEMPKPCPRMLGTQLWINIAQKDKMTEPAYRDIRSEQIPVHLDEIAEVKILSGTYKGISGPLQGDYVKTTYLDVRLEANKLWSCNVAPANTVFCYILEGSALFGESPREEIGSHRAVLFGEGDTIQATSGDQGVRFLLIGGQPLHEPIAWSGPIVMNTQEELDLAQQELQRGTFIKHAR
- a CDS encoding outer membrane lipoprotein-sorting protein, with product MSRIYKQAKTLILIGVILFFCLPVSLFALTADEIIQNMDTNELFSTSYAVGSIQTKDRFGLKTSTFKAWSQGKDNSLIEFTSVAEQGQKILRTSGSLYLFYPDAEQLIRMQGSALRQSLLGSDLSYEDMTEEKNTLKQYSASLDGTETFKGRPCYVITLTAKTRTVAYPIEKIWVDTETFLVWKGEYSTKDGRLLKEMETLNTMQVGEKVFASESRISDKMKKDSETIMKIDTLEVDIPLDKNLFSLENLTW
- a CDS encoding ferritin gives rise to the protein MLDKAVVKLINEQINKELFSSYLYLDIANFYAIKGLSGYENWFKVQAQEEMDHALLFKTYLLNNGYAVELGAIADPTKKYGNFKDPLVESLKHEQFVTASINTIYDAAMQVKDYRTLQFLDWFVKEQGEEEKNSEDNILKFDLYGSDAKSLYMLDQELKARMYTPPSLVI
- a CDS encoding slipin family protein translates to MNLYHKKIDRIKNSQAFTLKTDFKFGAVSFLALAVFIALGVWLQFLVNPYVTIQAILQFAIGLLSASLVVALFPMWPTIIFMIVCLWLYTFGVLGLSLYPLALCSSLALILSASLQMVYQWDKVIVLRLGKFCKVHGSGLFFLVPIADKIAESIDMRIRATDFSAEKTLTKDTVPVHVDALAFWMIWDAKKAVLEVEDYTEAVILSAQTALRDSIGKHPLSALLSEREELGKEIQSALDAKINPWGVSILSVEITDIIIPKELEDAMSKQAQAEREKQSRIILGAAEVEIAKKFTEASAEYANDPVALQLRAMNMVYEGIRQNNSMMLMPASILDHMDLGSVLGTAALQKTQDSLSKQAEKTKE
- a CDS encoding ABC transporter permease, which translates into the protein MKLTRIAYRNIARNIRRSILSGSAIAVSAMSIVLLFALIGGMEKDMANNLKTYYTGEIRIRNADFEKFERYNPLHLSVDLATVTPILKRNPSIVTYAPRINFPASMYLGENNHAVMGVGVDFSKEAEFIDFPSIIKEGKLPQPGKNEMLMGSALAKELKLSLGDKITLLSTTAVRGSNAITLQLVGIVSFPVAPLNASSLWAPLDRVQHFLRMDGTSQEIILRVSEGTNEKETAIQIKDEIASATGQELEVKAWKDLNTLYGMIELASIVYYFIGAFFLFLGSTVIINTTMMVIFERMREIGTLSALGMRGRELTRLFFLEGLFISIIGAGVGVILGMAITQYLGITGLNFTDAMSGIDMEISSILYPSLSIPKALLIYVYSVAISSAATFIPSRRASKIQPVEALRYV
- a CDS encoding ABC transporter permease: MKFLFSLAMKNLTRYKRRTIITASAIALGLMMYIIVDSVLMGAEQESIRNLKWYETSSARIYQKDYWDERLQLPLDRSIQDTEKVLSLLQDNGWTGTPRTMFSADMILYSDDFGEDGNLPVLVTAIDPERDNAVFHYSDTLEDGRFLEKGEENGILLGSWLAEDIGAKVGYWVTLVTRGNGGFYEAMDMQVVGILNCPNPNVNRTLLMMDLDTASEHLAMDGSATEIDVFIPDDKNTDKEVLAIGKTLASISDDLQVYSWEDLAKDYLAIAEAKRGGSSTILFLVFIIAAVGISNTMLMAMYERTRELGMMRALGMPDRQIRWSFIIEAGGIGLIGSIIGVVLGILFNIYLVNVGINYGMLLRDIDIGYRIQNILRGTWSFKSIIVAFLSGIILSMLVALLPTRRALKMDIPSCLRHQ